The following are encoded in a window of Osmia bicornis bicornis chromosome 15, iOsmBic2.1, whole genome shotgun sequence genomic DNA:
- the LOC114877825 gene encoding solute carrier family 12 member 4 isoform X4: protein MSEGTPKSQGKTVPDGSPARMEAGDGGGAGGDADSMVGGGNSEKKVEYETNLFLYNEEMEVRPRISTLLNSLSDYSNTIPAATDPDSKPPPAPGGARMGTLIGVFLPCIQNIFGVILFIRLTWVVGTAGAVQGFFIVLCCCCVTMLTAISMSAIATNGVVPAGGSYFMISRSLGPEFGGAVGMLFYTGTTLAAAMYIIGAVEIVLTYMAPSLSIFGDFTKDPSIMYNNFRVYGTCLLVVMGTIVFIGVKFVNKFATVALACVIFSIIAVYVGLFRNFYGNDSLKMCILGKRLLKDINVLTDCNKNTSGVLHQIYCGNSTKCDPYYLENNATIVNGIRGLASGVFLENIWDSFQEEGQLIAYGQDPKDIDVMSGNTYNQIQVDLTTTFTILIGIFFPSVTGIMAGSNRSGDLADAQKSIPIGTICAILTTSTVYLSCVLLFAGTVDNLLLRDKFGQSIGGKLVVANMAWPNQWVILIGSFLSTLGAGLQSLTGAPRLLQAIAKDSIIPFLAPFATSSSRGEPTRALVLTVLICQCGILLGNVDYLAPLLSMFFLMCYGFVNLACALQTLLRTPNWRPRFKYYHWSLSFLGLSLCIAIMFMTSWYYALLAMGMASCIYKYIEYHGAEKEWGDGIRGLALSAARYSLLRLEEGPPHTKNWRPQIMVLAKLTDDLVPKYRKLFAFASQLKAGKGLTIAVSCIEGDYIQNTGKTIAAKVNLRKTIVEEKVKGFVDVLVARDIIDGLSSLVQTTGLGGMKPNTVILGWPYRWKQSQEGLATWRPFLQTVRAVAAARMALLVPKGINFFPDSTEKVVGNIDVWWIVHDGGLLMLLPFLLKQHRTWKNCKMRIFTVAQMEDNSIQMKKDLKKFLYDLRIEAEVEIVEMMDSDISAYTYERTLMMEQRNQMLRELRLNKRETLGVVQSLVDFNEVPAEENLPLVQAIVDHHHNVDAKIPTKVRFQEPGSQNSNAIDEAQEKLVNENETGKETEAGEGNETTEETKEGNDEETKLISGSPKQENKENTEKEEKENEEKNAENPDAKKPPITPDEGDVRRMHTSVKLNEVIVKKSKNAQLVILNLPGPPRDTKIERESNYMEYLEVLTMGLERVLMVRGCGREVITIYS from the exons ATGAGCGAAGGCACGCCAAAGTCTCAGGGAAAAACCGTGCCTGATGGCTCGCCAGCCCGTATGGAAGCCG gCGATGGCGGCGGCGCCGGAGGAGATGCCGACTCCATGGTGGGCGGCGGCAATTCCGAGAAGAAGGTGGAATACGAGACAAATCTCTTCCTCTATAAC GAAGAGATGGAAGTCCGGCCTCGTATTTCCACCTTGCTCAACAGTCTATCAGACTACAGCAACACTATCCCAGCCGCGACTGACCCGGACAGCAAGCCACCACCCGCCCCGGGTGGTGCACGGATGGGCACACTGATCGGTGTGTTCCTTCCTTGCATCCAGAACATCTTCGGTGTAATCCTATTCATCCGTTTGACTTGGGTGGTGGGTACAGCTGGTGCTGTTCAGGGTTTCTTCATTGTGCTCTGTTGTTGCTGTGTG ACGATGTTGACGGCTATCAGTATGAGCGCCATCGCGACCAACGGCGTGGTGCCTGCCGGGGGGTCCTACTTCATGATATCTAGAAGTTTGGGCCCGGAATTCGGTGGTGCCGTGGGGATGCTATTTTACACGGGCACCACTTTGGCTGCCGCTATGTACATCATCGGTGCCGTTGAAATCGTCCTG ACTTACATGGCACCCTCGCTCAGTATATTCGGGGACTTCACCAAGGATCCGAGTATCATGTACAATAATTTCAGGGTATACGGCACGTGTCTACTGGTGGTGATGGGCACCATCGTGTTCATCGGCGTAAAATTCGTCAACAAGTTCGCCACCGTTGCTCTCGCCTGTGTCATCTTCTCGATCATTGCCGTCTACGTGGGTCTGTTTCGTAACTTCTATGGAAACGACTCCCTTAA GATGTGTATTCTGGGTAAAAGATTGCTGAAAGACATCAACGTGTTAACGGATTGTAATAAGAATACCAGCGGTGTTTTGCATCAGATCTACTGTGGAAACAGCACCAAATGCGACCCTTACTACCTGGAGAATAATGCGACCATTGTTAATGGTATTCGTGGGCTGGCCAGTGGTGTATTCTTGG AAAACATATGGGACAGTTTTCAAGAGGAAGGACAACTGATTGCTTATGGACAGGATCCAAAGGACATTGACGTGATGTCAGGGAATACCTACAATCAGATCCAGGTTGATCTTACCACCACCTTTACCATTCTTATCGGTATATTCTTCCCTTCCGTCACAG GTATCATGGCCGGCTCTAATAGATCAGGTGACCTGGCAGATGCCCAGAAATCCATCCCAATCGGTACCATCTGCGCTATCTTGACAACTTCAACGGTGTATCTGTCCTGTGTTCTACTGTTCGCTGGTACAGTCGACAATCTCTTGTTGCGAGACAAATTCGGTCAGAGTATCGGTGGGAAACTGGTGGTGGCGAACATGGCATGGCCGAATCAGTGGGTGATCCTGATCGGTTCCTTCCTGTCCACCCTGGGCGCGGGTCTCCAATCGTTAACAGGAGCTCCGCGTTTGCTTCAAGCTATCGCCAAGGACAGTATCATCCCTTTCCTAGCGCCATTTGCTACCAGCTCAAGTCGTGGCGAACCTACGAGGGCTCTGGTATTGACAGTCCTCATCTGTCAGTGCGGTATCCTGCTCGGCAACGTCGACTACCTGGCTCCCTTGTTGTCCATGTTCTTCCTGATGTGCTATGGCTTCGTTAACCTGGCCTGCGCCCTGCAAACTCTCCTCAGGACACCCAACTGGCGACCCAGGTTCAAGTACTACCATTGGAGCCTCTCGTTCCTCGGCCTGTCCCTCTGTATCGCCATCATGTTCATGACCAGTTGGTACTACGCGCTGTTAGCCATGGGGATGGccagctgtatttataaatacatcGAGTACCACGGAGCCGAGAAGGAATGGGGCGACGGTATCCGTGGTCTGGCTCTGTCAGCCGCTCGCTACTCGCTTCTGCGACTGGAAGAGGGTCCACCCCACACAAAGAACTGGAGACCACAAATCATGGTCTTGGCTAAACTGACCGATGACCTAGTGCCCAAGTATCGCAAGCTGTTCGCGTTCGCCAGTCAATTGAAGGCTGGTAAGGGTCTGACGATCGCTGTCAGCTGCATCGAAGGAGACTACATTCAGAACACTGGCAAGACTATAGCCGCGAAGGTGAATCTACGCAAGACGATCGTAGAAGAGAAGGTGAAGGGATTCGTCGACGTACTGGTGGCTAGGGACATCATTGACGGTCTGAGTTCGTTGGTTCAGACCACAGGACTGGGCGGAATGAAACCCAACACGGTGATCCTTGGCTGGCCTTACCGCTGGAAGCAATCGCAAGAAGGACTCGCAACATGGAGACCATTCCTCCAGACTGTCAGAGCAGTTGCAGCCGCTAGGATGGCTCTGTTGGTGCCCAAAGGAATCAACTTCTTCCCGGACTCAACGGAGAAAGTGGTTGGAAACATCGATGTCTGGTGGATCGTACACGACGGTGGTCTTCTGATGCTGTTGCCCTTCCTGCTGAAACAACATCGCACGTGGAAGAACTGCAAGATGAGGATCTTCACAGTAGCCCAAATGGAGGACAATTCTATTCAAATGAAGAAGGATTTGAAGAAGTTCTTGTATGATTTGAGAATCGAGGCTGAGGTGGAGATCGTAGAGATG ATGGATTCCGATATATCCGCCTACACGTACGAACGGACCCTGATGATGGAGCAGAGGAACCAGATGCTAAGGGAGCTGCGGTTGAACAAGAGGGAGACACTTGGAGTG GTGCAGTCATTGGTGGACTTCAACGAGGTACCCGCTGAAGAAAATTTACCTCTG GTGCAGGCGATCGTGGACCATCACCACAACGTGGACGCGAAGATCCCGACCAAGGTGAGATTCCAGGAGCCTGGTAGCCAGAATTCGAACGCGATCGACGAAGCCCAGGAGAAACTGGTGAATGAAAACGAGACAGGTAAAGAGACGGAGGCTGGAGAAGGAAACGAGACCACGGAGGAAACCAAAGAGGGCAACGACGAAGAGACAAAGCTGATCAGCGGCTCCCCGAAACAAGAGAACAAAGAAAACAcggaaaaggaagagaaggagAACGAGGAGAAGAATGCAGAGAACCCAGACGCAAAGAAACCTCCCATTACGCC TGACGAAGGCGACGTGAGACGTATGCACACCTCCGTAAAACTGAACGAAGTGATCGTGAAGAAGAGCAAAAACGCTCAGTTAGTCATTCTCAATCTACCTGGACCACCAAGGGACACTAAAATAGAACGCGAATCAAACT ACATGGAATATCTCGAGGTTCTCACCATGGGATTGGAAAGAGTGCTGATGGTACGAGGATGCGGACGGGAGGTGATCACCATCTACTCGTGA
- the LOC114877825 gene encoding solute carrier family 12 member 4 isoform X2, whose protein sequence is MERFRVTPANSTPQYVPQQQQSLDYDSPVNGTQLEHQHLVPKSPSECDGGGAGGDADSMVGGGNSEKKVEYETNLFLYNEEMEVRPRISTLLNSLSDYSNTIPAATDPDSKPPPAPGGARMGTLIGVFLPCIQNIFGVILFIRLTWVVGTAGAVQGFFIVLCCCCVTMLTAISMSAIATNGVVPAGGSYFMISRSLGPEFGGAVGMLFYTGTTLAAAMYIIGAVEIVLTYMAPSLSIFGDFTKDPSIMYNNFRVYGTCLLVVMGTIVFIGVKFVNKFATVALACVIFSIIAVYVGLFRNFYGNDSLKMCILGKRLLKDINVLTDCNKNTSGVLHQIYCGNSTKCDPYYLENNATIVNGIRGLASGVFLENIWDSFQEEGQLIAYGQDPKDIDVMSGNTYNQIQVDLTTTFTILIGIFFPSVTGIMAGSNRSGDLADAQKSIPIGTICAILTTSTVYLSCVLLFAGTVDNLLLRDKFGQSIGGKLVVANMAWPNQWVILIGSFLSTLGAGLQSLTGAPRLLQAIAKDSIIPFLAPFATSSSRGEPTRALVLTVLICQCGILLGNVDYLAPLLSMFFLMCYGFVNLACALQTLLRTPNWRPRFKYYHWSLSFLGLSLCIAIMFMTSWYYALLAMGMASCIYKYIEYHGAEKEWGDGIRGLALSAARYSLLRLEEGPPHTKNWRPQIMVLAKLTDDLVPKYRKLFAFASQLKAGKGLTIAVSCIEGDYIQNTGKTIAAKVNLRKTIVEEKVKGFVDVLVARDIIDGLSSLVQTTGLGGMKPNTVILGWPYRWKQSQEGLATWRPFLQTVRAVAAARMALLVPKGINFFPDSTEKVVGNIDVWWIVHDGGLLMLLPFLLKQHRTWKNCKMRIFTVAQMEDNSIQMKKDLKKFLYDLRIEAEVEIVEMMDSDISAYTYERTLMMEQRNQMLRELRLNKRETLGVVQSLVDFNEVQAIVDHHHNVDAKIPTKVRFQEPGSQNSNAIDEAQEKLVNENETGKETEAGEGNETTEETKEGNDEETKLISGSPKQENKENTEKEEKENEEKNAENPDAKKPPITPDEGDVRRMHTSVKLNEVIVKKSKNAQLVILNLPGPPRDTKIERESNYMEYLEVLTMGLERVLMVRGCGREVITIYS, encoded by the exons gCGATGGCGGCGGCGCCGGAGGAGATGCCGACTCCATGGTGGGCGGCGGCAATTCCGAGAAGAAGGTGGAATACGAGACAAATCTCTTCCTCTATAAC GAAGAGATGGAAGTCCGGCCTCGTATTTCCACCTTGCTCAACAGTCTATCAGACTACAGCAACACTATCCCAGCCGCGACTGACCCGGACAGCAAGCCACCACCCGCCCCGGGTGGTGCACGGATGGGCACACTGATCGGTGTGTTCCTTCCTTGCATCCAGAACATCTTCGGTGTAATCCTATTCATCCGTTTGACTTGGGTGGTGGGTACAGCTGGTGCTGTTCAGGGTTTCTTCATTGTGCTCTGTTGTTGCTGTGTG ACGATGTTGACGGCTATCAGTATGAGCGCCATCGCGACCAACGGCGTGGTGCCTGCCGGGGGGTCCTACTTCATGATATCTAGAAGTTTGGGCCCGGAATTCGGTGGTGCCGTGGGGATGCTATTTTACACGGGCACCACTTTGGCTGCCGCTATGTACATCATCGGTGCCGTTGAAATCGTCCTG ACTTACATGGCACCCTCGCTCAGTATATTCGGGGACTTCACCAAGGATCCGAGTATCATGTACAATAATTTCAGGGTATACGGCACGTGTCTACTGGTGGTGATGGGCACCATCGTGTTCATCGGCGTAAAATTCGTCAACAAGTTCGCCACCGTTGCTCTCGCCTGTGTCATCTTCTCGATCATTGCCGTCTACGTGGGTCTGTTTCGTAACTTCTATGGAAACGACTCCCTTAA GATGTGTATTCTGGGTAAAAGATTGCTGAAAGACATCAACGTGTTAACGGATTGTAATAAGAATACCAGCGGTGTTTTGCATCAGATCTACTGTGGAAACAGCACCAAATGCGACCCTTACTACCTGGAGAATAATGCGACCATTGTTAATGGTATTCGTGGGCTGGCCAGTGGTGTATTCTTGG AAAACATATGGGACAGTTTTCAAGAGGAAGGACAACTGATTGCTTATGGACAGGATCCAAAGGACATTGACGTGATGTCAGGGAATACCTACAATCAGATCCAGGTTGATCTTACCACCACCTTTACCATTCTTATCGGTATATTCTTCCCTTCCGTCACAG GTATCATGGCCGGCTCTAATAGATCAGGTGACCTGGCAGATGCCCAGAAATCCATCCCAATCGGTACCATCTGCGCTATCTTGACAACTTCAACGGTGTATCTGTCCTGTGTTCTACTGTTCGCTGGTACAGTCGACAATCTCTTGTTGCGAGACAAATTCGGTCAGAGTATCGGTGGGAAACTGGTGGTGGCGAACATGGCATGGCCGAATCAGTGGGTGATCCTGATCGGTTCCTTCCTGTCCACCCTGGGCGCGGGTCTCCAATCGTTAACAGGAGCTCCGCGTTTGCTTCAAGCTATCGCCAAGGACAGTATCATCCCTTTCCTAGCGCCATTTGCTACCAGCTCAAGTCGTGGCGAACCTACGAGGGCTCTGGTATTGACAGTCCTCATCTGTCAGTGCGGTATCCTGCTCGGCAACGTCGACTACCTGGCTCCCTTGTTGTCCATGTTCTTCCTGATGTGCTATGGCTTCGTTAACCTGGCCTGCGCCCTGCAAACTCTCCTCAGGACACCCAACTGGCGACCCAGGTTCAAGTACTACCATTGGAGCCTCTCGTTCCTCGGCCTGTCCCTCTGTATCGCCATCATGTTCATGACCAGTTGGTACTACGCGCTGTTAGCCATGGGGATGGccagctgtatttataaatacatcGAGTACCACGGAGCCGAGAAGGAATGGGGCGACGGTATCCGTGGTCTGGCTCTGTCAGCCGCTCGCTACTCGCTTCTGCGACTGGAAGAGGGTCCACCCCACACAAAGAACTGGAGACCACAAATCATGGTCTTGGCTAAACTGACCGATGACCTAGTGCCCAAGTATCGCAAGCTGTTCGCGTTCGCCAGTCAATTGAAGGCTGGTAAGGGTCTGACGATCGCTGTCAGCTGCATCGAAGGAGACTACATTCAGAACACTGGCAAGACTATAGCCGCGAAGGTGAATCTACGCAAGACGATCGTAGAAGAGAAGGTGAAGGGATTCGTCGACGTACTGGTGGCTAGGGACATCATTGACGGTCTGAGTTCGTTGGTTCAGACCACAGGACTGGGCGGAATGAAACCCAACACGGTGATCCTTGGCTGGCCTTACCGCTGGAAGCAATCGCAAGAAGGACTCGCAACATGGAGACCATTCCTCCAGACTGTCAGAGCAGTTGCAGCCGCTAGGATGGCTCTGTTGGTGCCCAAAGGAATCAACTTCTTCCCGGACTCAACGGAGAAAGTGGTTGGAAACATCGATGTCTGGTGGATCGTACACGACGGTGGTCTTCTGATGCTGTTGCCCTTCCTGCTGAAACAACATCGCACGTGGAAGAACTGCAAGATGAGGATCTTCACAGTAGCCCAAATGGAGGACAATTCTATTCAAATGAAGAAGGATTTGAAGAAGTTCTTGTATGATTTGAGAATCGAGGCTGAGGTGGAGATCGTAGAGATG ATGGATTCCGATATATCCGCCTACACGTACGAACGGACCCTGATGATGGAGCAGAGGAACCAGATGCTAAGGGAGCTGCGGTTGAACAAGAGGGAGACACTTGGAGTG GTGCAGTCATTGGTGGACTTCAACGAG GTGCAGGCGATCGTGGACCATCACCACAACGTGGACGCGAAGATCCCGACCAAGGTGAGATTCCAGGAGCCTGGTAGCCAGAATTCGAACGCGATCGACGAAGCCCAGGAGAAACTGGTGAATGAAAACGAGACAGGTAAAGAGACGGAGGCTGGAGAAGGAAACGAGACCACGGAGGAAACCAAAGAGGGCAACGACGAAGAGACAAAGCTGATCAGCGGCTCCCCGAAACAAGAGAACAAAGAAAACAcggaaaaggaagagaaggagAACGAGGAGAAGAATGCAGAGAACCCAGACGCAAAGAAACCTCCCATTACGCC TGACGAAGGCGACGTGAGACGTATGCACACCTCCGTAAAACTGAACGAAGTGATCGTGAAGAAGAGCAAAAACGCTCAGTTAGTCATTCTCAATCTACCTGGACCACCAAGGGACACTAAAATAGAACGCGAATCAAACT ACATGGAATATCTCGAGGTTCTCACCATGGGATTGGAAAGAGTGCTGATGGTACGAGGATGCGGACGGGAGGTGATCACCATCTACTCGTGA
- the LOC114877825 gene encoding solute carrier family 12 member 4 isoform X1 has product MERFRVTPANSTPQYVPQQQQSLDYDSPVNGTQLEHQHLVPKSPSECDGGGAGGDADSMVGGGNSEKKVEYETNLFLYNEEMEVRPRISTLLNSLSDYSNTIPAATDPDSKPPPAPGGARMGTLIGVFLPCIQNIFGVILFIRLTWVVGTAGAVQGFFIVLCCCCVTMLTAISMSAIATNGVVPAGGSYFMISRSLGPEFGGAVGMLFYTGTTLAAAMYIIGAVEIVLTYMAPSLSIFGDFTKDPSIMYNNFRVYGTCLLVVMGTIVFIGVKFVNKFATVALACVIFSIIAVYVGLFRNFYGNDSLKMCILGKRLLKDINVLTDCNKNTSGVLHQIYCGNSTKCDPYYLENNATIVNGIRGLASGVFLENIWDSFQEEGQLIAYGQDPKDIDVMSGNTYNQIQVDLTTTFTILIGIFFPSVTGIMAGSNRSGDLADAQKSIPIGTICAILTTSTVYLSCVLLFAGTVDNLLLRDKFGQSIGGKLVVANMAWPNQWVILIGSFLSTLGAGLQSLTGAPRLLQAIAKDSIIPFLAPFATSSSRGEPTRALVLTVLICQCGILLGNVDYLAPLLSMFFLMCYGFVNLACALQTLLRTPNWRPRFKYYHWSLSFLGLSLCIAIMFMTSWYYALLAMGMASCIYKYIEYHGAEKEWGDGIRGLALSAARYSLLRLEEGPPHTKNWRPQIMVLAKLTDDLVPKYRKLFAFASQLKAGKGLTIAVSCIEGDYIQNTGKTIAAKVNLRKTIVEEKVKGFVDVLVARDIIDGLSSLVQTTGLGGMKPNTVILGWPYRWKQSQEGLATWRPFLQTVRAVAAARMALLVPKGINFFPDSTEKVVGNIDVWWIVHDGGLLMLLPFLLKQHRTWKNCKMRIFTVAQMEDNSIQMKKDLKKFLYDLRIEAEVEIVEMMDSDISAYTYERTLMMEQRNQMLRELRLNKRETLGVVQSLVDFNEVPAEENLPLVQAIVDHHHNVDAKIPTKVRFQEPGSQNSNAIDEAQEKLVNENETGKETEAGEGNETTEETKEGNDEETKLISGSPKQENKENTEKEEKENEEKNAENPDAKKPPITPDEGDVRRMHTSVKLNEVIVKKSKNAQLVILNLPGPPRDTKIERESNYMEYLEVLTMGLERVLMVRGCGREVITIYS; this is encoded by the exons gCGATGGCGGCGGCGCCGGAGGAGATGCCGACTCCATGGTGGGCGGCGGCAATTCCGAGAAGAAGGTGGAATACGAGACAAATCTCTTCCTCTATAAC GAAGAGATGGAAGTCCGGCCTCGTATTTCCACCTTGCTCAACAGTCTATCAGACTACAGCAACACTATCCCAGCCGCGACTGACCCGGACAGCAAGCCACCACCCGCCCCGGGTGGTGCACGGATGGGCACACTGATCGGTGTGTTCCTTCCTTGCATCCAGAACATCTTCGGTGTAATCCTATTCATCCGTTTGACTTGGGTGGTGGGTACAGCTGGTGCTGTTCAGGGTTTCTTCATTGTGCTCTGTTGTTGCTGTGTG ACGATGTTGACGGCTATCAGTATGAGCGCCATCGCGACCAACGGCGTGGTGCCTGCCGGGGGGTCCTACTTCATGATATCTAGAAGTTTGGGCCCGGAATTCGGTGGTGCCGTGGGGATGCTATTTTACACGGGCACCACTTTGGCTGCCGCTATGTACATCATCGGTGCCGTTGAAATCGTCCTG ACTTACATGGCACCCTCGCTCAGTATATTCGGGGACTTCACCAAGGATCCGAGTATCATGTACAATAATTTCAGGGTATACGGCACGTGTCTACTGGTGGTGATGGGCACCATCGTGTTCATCGGCGTAAAATTCGTCAACAAGTTCGCCACCGTTGCTCTCGCCTGTGTCATCTTCTCGATCATTGCCGTCTACGTGGGTCTGTTTCGTAACTTCTATGGAAACGACTCCCTTAA GATGTGTATTCTGGGTAAAAGATTGCTGAAAGACATCAACGTGTTAACGGATTGTAATAAGAATACCAGCGGTGTTTTGCATCAGATCTACTGTGGAAACAGCACCAAATGCGACCCTTACTACCTGGAGAATAATGCGACCATTGTTAATGGTATTCGTGGGCTGGCCAGTGGTGTATTCTTGG AAAACATATGGGACAGTTTTCAAGAGGAAGGACAACTGATTGCTTATGGACAGGATCCAAAGGACATTGACGTGATGTCAGGGAATACCTACAATCAGATCCAGGTTGATCTTACCACCACCTTTACCATTCTTATCGGTATATTCTTCCCTTCCGTCACAG GTATCATGGCCGGCTCTAATAGATCAGGTGACCTGGCAGATGCCCAGAAATCCATCCCAATCGGTACCATCTGCGCTATCTTGACAACTTCAACGGTGTATCTGTCCTGTGTTCTACTGTTCGCTGGTACAGTCGACAATCTCTTGTTGCGAGACAAATTCGGTCAGAGTATCGGTGGGAAACTGGTGGTGGCGAACATGGCATGGCCGAATCAGTGGGTGATCCTGATCGGTTCCTTCCTGTCCACCCTGGGCGCGGGTCTCCAATCGTTAACAGGAGCTCCGCGTTTGCTTCAAGCTATCGCCAAGGACAGTATCATCCCTTTCCTAGCGCCATTTGCTACCAGCTCAAGTCGTGGCGAACCTACGAGGGCTCTGGTATTGACAGTCCTCATCTGTCAGTGCGGTATCCTGCTCGGCAACGTCGACTACCTGGCTCCCTTGTTGTCCATGTTCTTCCTGATGTGCTATGGCTTCGTTAACCTGGCCTGCGCCCTGCAAACTCTCCTCAGGACACCCAACTGGCGACCCAGGTTCAAGTACTACCATTGGAGCCTCTCGTTCCTCGGCCTGTCCCTCTGTATCGCCATCATGTTCATGACCAGTTGGTACTACGCGCTGTTAGCCATGGGGATGGccagctgtatttataaatacatcGAGTACCACGGAGCCGAGAAGGAATGGGGCGACGGTATCCGTGGTCTGGCTCTGTCAGCCGCTCGCTACTCGCTTCTGCGACTGGAAGAGGGTCCACCCCACACAAAGAACTGGAGACCACAAATCATGGTCTTGGCTAAACTGACCGATGACCTAGTGCCCAAGTATCGCAAGCTGTTCGCGTTCGCCAGTCAATTGAAGGCTGGTAAGGGTCTGACGATCGCTGTCAGCTGCATCGAAGGAGACTACATTCAGAACACTGGCAAGACTATAGCCGCGAAGGTGAATCTACGCAAGACGATCGTAGAAGAGAAGGTGAAGGGATTCGTCGACGTACTGGTGGCTAGGGACATCATTGACGGTCTGAGTTCGTTGGTTCAGACCACAGGACTGGGCGGAATGAAACCCAACACGGTGATCCTTGGCTGGCCTTACCGCTGGAAGCAATCGCAAGAAGGACTCGCAACATGGAGACCATTCCTCCAGACTGTCAGAGCAGTTGCAGCCGCTAGGATGGCTCTGTTGGTGCCCAAAGGAATCAACTTCTTCCCGGACTCAACGGAGAAAGTGGTTGGAAACATCGATGTCTGGTGGATCGTACACGACGGTGGTCTTCTGATGCTGTTGCCCTTCCTGCTGAAACAACATCGCACGTGGAAGAACTGCAAGATGAGGATCTTCACAGTAGCCCAAATGGAGGACAATTCTATTCAAATGAAGAAGGATTTGAAGAAGTTCTTGTATGATTTGAGAATCGAGGCTGAGGTGGAGATCGTAGAGATG ATGGATTCCGATATATCCGCCTACACGTACGAACGGACCCTGATGATGGAGCAGAGGAACCAGATGCTAAGGGAGCTGCGGTTGAACAAGAGGGAGACACTTGGAGTG GTGCAGTCATTGGTGGACTTCAACGAGGTACCCGCTGAAGAAAATTTACCTCTG GTGCAGGCGATCGTGGACCATCACCACAACGTGGACGCGAAGATCCCGACCAAGGTGAGATTCCAGGAGCCTGGTAGCCAGAATTCGAACGCGATCGACGAAGCCCAGGAGAAACTGGTGAATGAAAACGAGACAGGTAAAGAGACGGAGGCTGGAGAAGGAAACGAGACCACGGAGGAAACCAAAGAGGGCAACGACGAAGAGACAAAGCTGATCAGCGGCTCCCCGAAACAAGAGAACAAAGAAAACAcggaaaaggaagagaaggagAACGAGGAGAAGAATGCAGAGAACCCAGACGCAAAGAAACCTCCCATTACGCC TGACGAAGGCGACGTGAGACGTATGCACACCTCCGTAAAACTGAACGAAGTGATCGTGAAGAAGAGCAAAAACGCTCAGTTAGTCATTCTCAATCTACCTGGACCACCAAGGGACACTAAAATAGAACGCGAATCAAACT ACATGGAATATCTCGAGGTTCTCACCATGGGATTGGAAAGAGTGCTGATGGTACGAGGATGCGGACGGGAGGTGATCACCATCTACTCGTGA